A stretch of Tripterygium wilfordii isolate XIE 37 chromosome 11, ASM1340144v1, whole genome shotgun sequence DNA encodes these proteins:
- the LOC120009078 gene encoding L-ascorbate oxidase homolog, with the protein MRLTYWSLLCIAVSVFAIVGAEDPYRFFDWNVTYGDIWPLGVRQQGILINGQFPGPDIHSVTNDNLIINVFNSLDEPFLISWSGIQQRRNSYVDGVYGTTCPIPPGKNFTYILQVKDQIGSFYYFPSLGFHKAAGGFGGIRILSRPRIPVPFPDPAGDYTILIGDWYMSNHTDLRARLDGGHKLPPPDGILINGRGSGYALTVEQGKTYRLRISNVGLQNSLNFRIQGHTMKLVEVEGTHTLQSSYSSLDVHVGQSYSVLVTADQPGQDYYIVVSTRFTNPVNTTTGVLHYSNSAGPVSGPIPGGPTIQIDWSLNQARSIRTNLTASGPRPNPQGSYHYGMINTTRTIRLANSAGQVSDKQRYAVNSVSFVPADTPLKLADYFQIGGVFRVGSIQDYPTGGGIYLDTSVMGVDYRAFVEIVFQNGEDIVQSWHISGYYFWVVGMDGGQWTEASRAQYNLRDAVSRCTVQVYPMSWTAIYIALDNVGMWNIRSEFWARQYLGQQFYLRVYTSSTSLRDEYPIPKNALTCGRASGRRTRPL; encoded by the exons ATGCGGCTGACTTATTGGAGCCTGTTATGCATAGCTGTCTCCGTTTTCGCCATTGTTGGAGCTGAAGATCCGTACAGGTTCTTCGACTGGAATGTCACTTATGGGGACATATGGCCACTTGGGGTTCGACAGCAG GGAATACTCATCAATGGACAATTTCCAGGGCCTGACATTCATTCTGTGACCAATGATAATCTCATCATCAATGTGTTTAACAGCTTGGACGAGCCTTTCCTAATTTCCTG GAGTGGGATTCAGCAGAGAAGAAACTCATACGTAGATGGTGTGTATGGAACAACATGTCCAATCCCTCCAGGGAAGAACTTCACTTACATTCTACAAGTGAAGGACCAAATTGGGAGCTTCTACTACTTCCCTTCACTTGGATTCCACAAGGCCGCCGGTGGTTTTGGAGGTATTCGGATCCTCAGCCGCCCTCGGATCCCTGTTCCCTTCCCGGACCCTGCCGGTGACTACACTATCCTTATTGGAGATTGGTACATGTCTAATCACACG GACTTAAGGGCTCGTTTGGATGGAGGACACAAGCTACCTCCCCCTGATGGAATCCTCATCAATGGTCGTGGCAGTGGGTATGCTCTTACTGTTGAACAAG GAAAGACATACAGGCTTAGAATATCGAACGTTggattgcaaaactctctcaacTTCAGAATCCAGGGCCACACGATGAAGTTAGTGGAAGTGGAGGGGACCCACACCCTACAGTCATCCTACTCTTCACTTGATGTTCATGTGGGCCAGTCTTATTCAGTTCTAGTAACTGCTGATCAGCCTGGTCAGGACTACTACATTGTGGTTTCAACTAGGTTCACCAATCCTGTTAACACTACTACTGGGGTTCTTCACTATAGCAACTCTGCTGGCCCAGTCTCAGGCCCAATCCCTGGTGGACCCACAATCCAAATTGACTGGTCTCTCAACCAAGCCCGCTCCATCAG GACTAATCTCACAGCAAGTGGACCAAGGCCAAATCCACAGGGCTCATATCACTATGGTATGATCAACACAACGAGAACGATCAGGCTTGCAAATTCAGCTGGCCAAGTCAGTGACAAGCAGAGATATGCAGTGAACAGTGTCTCTTTTGTCCCAGCTGACACTCCCCTTAAGCTTGCTGACTACTTCCAGATTGGCGGAGTTTTTCGCGTCGGAAGTATACAAGATTACCCAACTGGTGGTGGTATCTACCTTGACACATCAGTCATGGGTGTTGATTATCGAGCATTCGTTGAAATTGTGTTCCAAAATGGCGAGGATATCGTCCAGTCTTGGCACATATCAGGCTATTATTTCTGGGTTGTTGG TATGGATGGAGGACAGTGGACAGAAGCTAGTAGGGCTCAGTACAATCTTCGCGATGCAGTCTCAAGATGCACTGTTCAG GTGTATCCCATGTCATGGACTGCTATATACATTGCACTTGACAATGTAGGGATGTGGAACATAAGGTCTGAGTTTTGGGCAAGGCAGTACCTTGGACAGCAATTTTATTTAAGGGTTTATACAAGTTCAACTTCTCTTAGAGATGAGTACCCTATTCCAAAGAATGCACTCACCTGTGGTAGGGCTAGCGGCCGGCGAACACGTCCTCTCTAA
- the LOC120009661 gene encoding T-complex protein 1 subunit beta, whose translation MAVERIFKDEASEEKGERARMASFVAAMAIADLVKTTLGPKGMDKILQSTGRGREVTVTNDGATILKSLHIDNPAAKVLIDISKVQDDEVGDGTTSVVVLAGELLREAEKLVAAKIHPMTIISGYRMAAECARNALLQRVVDNKEDAEKFKSDLMKIAMTTLSSKILSQDKEHFAKLAVDAVMRLKGSTNLESIQIIKKPGGSLRDSFLDEGFILDKKIGIGQPKRIENAKILVANTAMDTDKVKIYGARVRVDSMSKVAEIEGAEKEKMREKVQKIINHGINCFVNRQLIYNFPEELFADAGILAIEHADFDGIERLALVTGGEIASTFDNPESVKLGHCQLIEEIMIGEDKLIHFSGVAMGQACTIVLRGASHHVLDEAERSLHDALCVLSQTVNDSRVLLGGGWPEMVMAKEVDELARRTPGKKSHAIDAFSRALVAIPTTIADNAGLDSAELIAQLRAEHQNEGCTVGIDVITGSVGDMAQLGISEAFKVKQAVLLSATEAAEMILRVDEIITCAPRRREDRM comes from the exons ATGGCG GTCGAGAGGATTTTCAAAGATGAAGCTAGCGAAGAGAAGGGAGAGCGAGCGAGAATG GCATCATTTGTGGCTGCGATGGCAATTGCTGACCTGGTTAAGACGACCCTAGGGCCAAAGGGAATG GATAAAATTTTACAGTCGACTGGCAGAGGGCGTGAAGTCACAGTTACTAATGATGGGGCCACAATTTTAAAGTCTCTTCATATTGACAATCCTGCTGCCAAAGTCCTTATTG ATATTTCAAAAGTTCAAGATGATGAAGTTGGTGACGGGACAACTTCTGTTGTTGTCTTGGCCGGGGAGCTTTTAAGGGAGGCAGAAAAGCTTGTGGCTGCTAAGATTCACCCAATGACAATAATATCAG GTTACCGAATGGCAGCTGAATGTGCTCGCAATGCCTTGTTACAACGAGTAGTTGATAATAAGGAGGATGCAG AGAAATTCAAGTCAGACTTGATGAAGATTGCGATGACTACCCTGAGTTCTAAAATTTTATCTCAAGACAAGGAACATTTTGCAAAACTGGCTGTGGATGCCGTCATGAGGTTAAAG GGAAGCACTAACTTGGAATCTATTCAAATTATCAAGAAGCCTGGAGGATCATTAAGAGATTCCTTCTTAGATGAGGG ATTTATTCTTGACAAGAAAATTGGTATTGGACAACCAAAGCGCATAGAAAATGCGAAGATTTTGGTGGCAAATACAGCAATGGACACTGACAAAGTGAAGATCTATGGGGCTCGTGTTCGTGTTGATTCAATGTCTAAGGTTGCAGAAATCGAAGGGGCTGAGAAggaaaaaatgagagaaaaggtGCAGAAAATAATAAATCACGGGATCAATTGCTTTGTGAATAGGCAGTTGATTTATAATTTCCCAGAAGAACTCTTTGCAGATGCTGGAATACTTGCAATTGAGCATGCTGATTTTGATGGTATTGAGCGCCTTGCTTTAGTGACTGGTGGTGAAATTGCATCCACTTTTGACAATCCAGAGTCAGTTAAGCTTGGACACTGCCAGCTTATTGAGGAAATTATGATCGGTGAGGACAAGTTGATCCACTTTTCTGGAGTGGCAATGGGTCAGGCATGTACAATAGTACTGAGAGGTGCTAG CCATCATGTGCTTGATGAAGCTGAAAGGTCTTTGCATGATGCCTTATGTGTGCTGTCTCAGACGGTCAATGATAGCCGGGTTTTGCTTGGAGGTGGATGGCCTGAGATGGTGATGGCAAAAGAAGTAGATGAATTGGCCCGGAGGACTCCCGGGAAGAAATCTCATGCCATTGATGCTTTTTCTCGGGCACTTGTGGCTATTCCAACAACCATTGCAGATAATGCTGGTTTAGATAGCGCTGAATTGATAGCTCAGCTCCGTGCTGAGCACCAGAACGAGGGATGCACCGTTGGCATTGATGTCATCACTGGATCT GTGGGGGATATGGCTCAGCTTGGTATATCTGAGGCGTTCAAAGTTAAGCAGGCCGTATTGCTCTCAGCAACTGAGGCAGCTGAGATGATTCTTAGAGTGGATGAGATCATCACTTGTGCGCCACGCAGAAGAGAAGATAGGATGTGA
- the LOC120009738 gene encoding F-box protein SKIP23-like, translating to MSLTVNWTRLPVELIEKISESLTIYADYVRFRVVCRTWQTSLPKTPNHLPPQLPWLMVPNAIPDRPCHVFLDLLINKFYFIYLPETSYRKRHCGSSHGWLIIMDETPNVLVVNPLNRAKLIGMHE from the exons ATGTCGTTGACGGTGAACTGGACCCGACTCCCGGTGGAACTCATTGAGAAGATCTCCGAATCCCTCACAATCTATGCCGATTACGTTCGATTCCGAGTTGTGTGTCGCACATGGCAAACCTCACTGCCTAAAACGCCTAACCACCTCCCTCCTCAGCTTCCATGGCTCATGGTTCCCAACGCTATTCCCGATCGACCTTGCCATGTCTTCTTAGACCTTTTGATCAACAAATTCTACTTCATCTACCTCCCAGAAACTTCTTATCGCAAGCGCCATTGCGGTTCTTCTCATGGCTGGCTCATCATCATGGACGAAACCCCGAATGTTCTCGTAGTGAATCCCCTCAACCGAGCCAAG CTGATTGGTATGCATGAGTGA
- the LOC120009607 gene encoding prolyl endopeptidase — MIQYARSFTHRLLLNLPPLFISNSKFPSHTGIFTPIKQSKPNWFRSRSLTATTMGSLSAALELPLQYPVARRDESVVDDYHGVKVADPYRWLEDPDAEETKEFVAKQVELTESVLKTCDTREKLNEKIKKFFDHPRHTAPFKQGDKYFYFHNTGLQAQSVLYVQDSLDGQPEVLLDPNGLSEDGTVALSTLSVSEDAKYLAYALSSSGSDWTTIKVMQIEDKRVREDTLSWVKFSDISWTHDSIGFFYSRYPVPKEGENVDAGTETNSNLDHELYYHFLGTDQSEDILCWRDSENPKYMFSADVTEDGKYLLLYISESCDPVNKLYYCDMTTLPNGLEGFKGAKDLLPFVKLIDSFDAKYNAIANDDTSFTFLTNKNAPKYKVVQVDLKEPDSWVDVIPEAEKDVLESASAVNGNQMIVSYLSDAKYVLQVRDLEIGSLLHQLPIDIGTVSEISARRKDSVVFIGFTSFLTPGIIYQCNLDAEVPDMKIFREIIVPGFDRSEFQVDQVFVSGKDGTKIPMFIVSGKNISLDGSHPCLLYGYGGFNISLTPSFSISRIILTRYLGVVYCIANIRGGGEYGEEWHKAGSLAKKQNCFDDFISAAEYLISAGFTQPRKLSIEGGSNGGLLIGACINQRPDLFGCALAHVGVMDMLRFHKFTIGHAWTSDFGCSDKEEEFHWLIKYSPLHNVGRPWEQHHSNQPIQYPPTMLLTADHDDRVVPLHSLKLLATMQYVLCTSLENSPQTNPIIGRIECKSGHGAGRPTQKLIDEAADRYSFMAKMLDASWNE; from the exons ATGATCCAATACGCTCGCTCCTTCACGCATCGTCTCCTCCTAAACCTCCCTCCTTTGTTTATATCAAATTCAAAGTTTCCTTCCCATACAGGGATTTTCACGCCTATAAAACAAAGCAAACCTAACTGGTTTCGATCTCGCTCTCTCACGGCAACAACGATGGGCTCTCTCTCCGCTGCTCTGGAATTGCCGTTGCAGTATCCTGTCGCGAGGCGAGACGAGTCCGTCGTCGATGATTATCATGGCGTTAAAGTCGCCGATCCGTACAGATG GCTGGAAGATCCTGACGCCGAGGAAACGAAGGAGTTTGTGGCGAAGCAGGTAGAATTGACGGAATCGGTGTTGAAGACCTGCGATACGAGAGAGAAGCTTAACGAGAAGATCAAGAAGTTTTTCGATCATCCTCGCCACACTGCGCCATTCAAGCAAGGTGATAAGTACTTTTATTTCCACAATACTGGATTGCAAGCTCAGAGCGTCCTTTACGTGCAG GATAGTCTGGATGGACAACCTGAGGTCCTGCTTGATCCCAACGGCCTAAGTGAGGACGGAACGGTGGCCTTAAGCACACTTTCTGTGAGTGAGGATGCGAAGTACTTGGCTTACGCACTTAGTTCTAGCGGGAGTGATTGGACCACGATTAAAGTTATGCAGATAGAGGATAAGAGAGTCAGGGAGGATACATTATCATGG GTTAAGTTCTCTGATATTAGCTGGACCCATGATAGCATAGGATTTTTCTACAGCCGATACCCGGTACCAAA GGAGGGAGAAAATGTAGATGCCGGGACAGAGACCAACTCTAACCTTGATCATGAACTATACTACCATTTCTTGGGGACGGATCAATCTGAAGATATTTTATGCTGGAGAGATTCTGAAAATCCCAAGTACATGTTTTCAGCTGATGTCACAGAGGATGGGAAG TATCTTCTCCTATATATTTCAGAAAGTTGTGACCCGGTCAACAAATTATATTACTGTGACATGACTACACTTCCTAACGGCCTTGAAGGTTTCAAGGGAGCTAAAGACCTGCTCCCATTCGTGAAGCTCATTGATAGCTTTGATGCAAAGTATAACGCCATTGCAAATGATGACACTTCTTTTACTTTCTTGACTAATAAGAATGCCCCCAAGTACAAAGTAGTTCAAGTAGACTTGAAAGAACCCGATAGTTGGGTTGATGTAATCCCAGAGGCGGAAAAAGATGTGCTTGAATCAGCAAGTGCCGTTAATGGTAACCAAATGATTGTAAGTTACTTGAGTGATGCGAAGTATGTTCTGCAGGTAAGGGATTTAGAAATAGGGTCTCTGCTGCATCAATTACCAATTGACATTGGCACAGTTTCTGAGATTTCCGCAAGGCGAAAAGATAGTGTGGTGTTTATTGGGTTTACCAGCTTTCTTACTCCTGGTATTATCTATCAATGCAACTTAGATGCTGAGGTTCCTGATATGAAGATATTTAGGGAAATTATTGTACCTGGATTTGATCGTTCAGAGTTTCAAGTTGATCAG GTATTCGTATCTGGTAAGGATGGTACAAAGATACCAATGTTCATAGTTTCTGGGAAGAACATATCTTTGGACGGATCACACCCTTGCTTGTTATATGGCTATGGTGGATTTAACATTAGTCTTACACCGTCCTTCAGCATCAGTCGTATAATCCTCACAAGATATCTAGGAGTAGTTTATTGTATTGCAAACATTCGTGGAGGTGGAGAGTACGGGGAAGAATGGCATAAAGCAGGATCACTTGCAAAAAAGCAGAATTGCTTTGATGACTTCATTTCTGCAGCTGAATATCTAATATCTGCGGGTTTTACCCAGCCCAGAAAGTTGTCCATTGAAGGTGGAAGCAATGGTGGACTTCTCATCGGAGCTTGCATAAATCAG AGACCTGATCTTTTTGGTTGTGCTCTGGCTCATGTTGGCGTAATGGATATGTTGCGTTTCCACAAGTTTACCATTG gcCACGCTTGGACATCTGACTTTGGTTGTTCAGACAAGGAGGAGGAGTTCCATTGGCTGATCAA GTACTCACCGTTACATAACGTCGGTAGACCATGGGAACAGCATCATTCCAATCAACCTATTCAGTATCCACCAACCATGCTATTGACTGCTGATCATGATGATCGTGTCGTGCCATTACATTCATTGAAGTTATTGGCG ACGATGCAATATGTTTTATGCACAAGCTTGGAGAATAGCCCTCAGACCAACCCAATTATAGGCCGCATAGAGTGCAAGTCAGGACATGGGGCTGGCCGTCCAACGCAAAAATTG ATTGATGAAGCTGCTGATCGGTATAGCTTCATGGCAAAGATGTTGGATGCCTCTTGGAATGAGTAG